A genomic segment from Bradyrhizobium sp. CB1015 encodes:
- a CDS encoding nucleotidyl transferase AbiEii/AbiGii toxin family protein, translating into MVALDSLEGGAGPWTFGGGTALAQILGHRISYDVDIFLDSSTALKKLAPNVNPVTKSLCDTWQWPGRYLKLILRDVGEIDFLNAPSYIDNPTYELKFGARSIAAERPAEIATKKLVYRAST; encoded by the coding sequence TTGGTCGCGCTCGATAGTCTGGAGGGCGGTGCCGGACCGTGGACGTTCGGCGGCGGCACCGCGCTCGCGCAGATCCTGGGTCACCGGATCAGCTACGACGTCGATATCTTTCTGGACTCGAGCACGGCCTTGAAGAAGCTCGCGCCGAATGTGAACCCGGTGACGAAGTCGCTGTGTGATACGTGGCAATGGCCTGGCAGGTACCTGAAGCTCATCCTGCGCGACGTCGGTGAAATCGATTTTCTGAACGCCCCGTCCTACATCGACAATCCGACCTATGAACTGAAATTCGGCGCGCGCAGCATCGCGGCGGAGCGGCCCGCGGAAATCGCGACCAAGAAGCTGGTCTATCGCGCATCGACCTAG
- a CDS encoding cell envelope biogenesis protein TolA, whose translation MPKKLKTYQTSLGFYDQAIAAPSMKAALAAWGASSNLFHQGVAKETDDPDVVAATMAKPGVVLRRPVGSDGPFTESAELPTVLGEGEARPRRKSKGKSGSQKRPAKTARTASREIHDATARKAAAAFEKEERRREAARAKEEAARAKERARRDKAVAAAEAALDEARREHEAKAEAIEAERTALAARAEAEQERWDKQRKKLEEALRRARE comes from the coding sequence ATGCCAAAGAAACTGAAGACCTACCAGACCTCGCTCGGCTTCTACGATCAGGCGATCGCCGCGCCCTCGATGAAGGCGGCGCTTGCCGCATGGGGCGCCAGCTCCAATCTGTTCCATCAGGGCGTTGCGAAGGAGACCGACGATCCTGATGTCGTCGCCGCGACCATGGCGAAGCCGGGCGTGGTGCTCAGGCGCCCGGTCGGCTCGGATGGCCCGTTCACCGAGAGCGCGGAGCTGCCGACCGTTCTTGGCGAGGGCGAGGCGAGGCCCAGGAGAAAATCGAAAGGCAAATCGGGATCGCAGAAGCGTCCTGCCAAGACGGCCCGGACAGCATCCCGCGAGATCCATGATGCAACGGCCCGCAAGGCCGCCGCGGCCTTCGAGAAAGAGGAGCGACGTCGCGAGGCAGCGCGTGCCAAGGAAGAGGCCGCCCGCGCCAAGGAGCGCGCGCGGCGCGACAAGGCGGTTGCCGCGGCGGAAGCGGCGCTCGACGAGGCAAGGCGCGAGCACGAAGCCAAGGCCGAGGCGATCGAAGCCGAGCGCACCGCACTCGCCGCGCGCGCCGAGGCCGAGCAGGAGCGCTGGGACAAGCAGAGGAAGAAGCTGGAAGAGGCCCTGCGCCGCGCGCGCGAATGA
- a CDS encoding helix-turn-helix domain-containing protein, with protein sequence MSDHRAAVRHHTLRTGIVEFDNGSGSTLSVPCTIRDVSGTGARVELNASLWVAEQFTLIFRSGLRKGCRIAWRKGRLIGSAFADGYASADEQALMMTAEEQTRHRRGIGARVKAAREARGYTTAQLGEHLSVTPAFLAQAEQGEADIPLYLLMHIADLLMVGLDRLVAGAAPEEVDAA encoded by the coding sequence ATGAGCGATCATCGCGCCGCGGTCAGGCATCACACGCTGAGGACGGGCATCGTCGAATTCGACAACGGCAGCGGCAGCACCCTCAGCGTGCCCTGCACGATCCGCGACGTCTCCGGCACCGGCGCGCGCGTGGAGCTCAATGCGTCGCTGTGGGTCGCCGAGCAGTTCACGCTGATCTTCAGGAGCGGCCTGCGCAAGGGCTGCCGCATCGCCTGGCGCAAGGGCCGGCTGATCGGCAGCGCGTTCGCGGACGGCTATGCGAGCGCGGACGAACAGGCGCTGATGATGACCGCGGAGGAGCAGACCCGGCACCGCCGCGGCATCGGCGCGCGCGTCAAGGCGGCGCGCGAGGCCCGCGGCTACACCACGGCGCAGCTCGGCGAGCACCTCAGTGTCACGCCTGCCTTCCTGGCGCAGGCCGAGCAGGGCGAGGCGGACATTCCGCTGTACCTGCTGATGCATATCGCCGATTTGCTGATGGTCGGTCTCGACCGGCTCGTGGCGGGCGCCGCGCCCGAGGAGGTGGATGCGGCGTAG
- a CDS encoding VOC family protein, producing MSFLLNIDVPDVAKATTFYTEAFGLTVGRRFGADFVELLGWPAPVYLLTKQAGTVGAGGDRRRYERHWTPVHIDVIVDDVDATLKRALAAGAILEADARDAPYGRIAMLADPFGHGFCLLAFSAQGYDALLGRA from the coding sequence ATGAGCTTTCTCCTCAACATCGACGTTCCCGACGTGGCGAAAGCCACGACGTTCTACACTGAAGCCTTTGGCCTCACGGTCGGCCGCCGCTTCGGGGCCGACTTCGTCGAGCTGCTCGGCTGGCCGGCGCCGGTGTATCTCCTGACCAAGCAGGCCGGCACGGTCGGCGCCGGCGGCGACCGCCGCCGCTATGAGCGGCACTGGACGCCGGTGCATATCGACGTCATCGTCGACGATGTCGACGCAACCCTCAAGCGTGCGCTCGCTGCGGGTGCGATCCTCGAGGCGGACGCGCGCGATGCGCCTTATGGGCGGATCGCGATGCTCGCCGATCCGTTCGGGCACGGCTTCTGTCTGCTGGCGTTCAGCGCGCAAGGCTACGACGCGCTGCTGGGACGTGCGTAG